One region of Glutamicibacter sp. B1 genomic DNA includes:
- a CDS encoding Y-family DNA polymerase → MSVDHVSLVDVNNFYVSCERAFDYSLRNRPVVVLSNNDGCVVARSQEAKDLGIATGEPFFKIQRLMDSHNLAVRSSNYELYGDMSARVMELLGRYGTWHEVYSIDESFIGLEGNLEQVRSTAAQIRKAIDKSIGVPVCVGVSSTKTLAKLANHIAKHNPGLGGVCVQQLMDRSVLDNILSRVPVTDVWGVGRKSGAKLTSMGIETIADLRDADPLLIRKKFSVVLQRTVFELNGQRCIGPVEERADRGQVMFTRSFSTPVRTYEAMEEVMSIYAQKAASRLASEGRYATLLTVTAGTSRFAQGEASFPSAQVRLPRPTRDPILLSKLAIAAMRDLMQPGMDYVRGGVILSGLSDSPGEKQLDLFELGDGQEEEQKNVSSVVQDISARFGAKSIGLGPAGMAQSPQWTMKREHISQRYTTEWDELLEVRA, encoded by the coding sequence ATGTCCGTTGACCACGTGTCCCTAGTGGACGTGAACAACTTTTATGTCTCCTGCGAGCGAGCCTTCGACTACTCCTTACGTAACCGACCGGTCGTCGTGCTTTCGAACAATGATGGGTGTGTTGTCGCGCGATCCCAAGAAGCCAAAGACCTAGGTATCGCCACCGGTGAACCGTTCTTTAAGATCCAGCGGCTCATGGATAGCCACAACCTGGCGGTACGTTCGAGCAACTATGAGCTCTACGGCGATATGTCCGCGCGAGTTATGGAATTGCTGGGCCGCTATGGAACTTGGCATGAGGTCTACTCCATTGATGAATCATTCATCGGTTTGGAAGGCAACCTCGAACAGGTGCGTAGCACCGCGGCTCAGATTCGAAAGGCCATTGATAAGAGTATCGGTGTCCCTGTTTGTGTGGGGGTCTCTTCGACAAAAACACTGGCCAAGTTGGCTAACCACATCGCCAAGCACAATCCAGGACTTGGTGGCGTATGTGTTCAGCAACTGATGGATCGTTCTGTGTTGGACAATATTCTCTCCCGCGTTCCAGTCACTGATGTTTGGGGCGTCGGAAGGAAATCCGGGGCCAAGCTCACGAGCATGGGTATTGAAACGATCGCGGACTTACGGGATGCCGACCCGTTGCTTATCCGCAAAAAGTTTTCCGTGGTTCTTCAACGTACCGTTTTTGAACTCAACGGGCAGCGTTGCATCGGGCCCGTGGAAGAACGCGCCGACCGTGGACAGGTCATGTTCACCAGGTCCTTTTCGACTCCGGTACGAACTTACGAGGCAATGGAAGAAGTCATGTCCATCTACGCGCAAAAGGCCGCCAGCCGATTGGCCAGTGAAGGACGCTATGCCACGTTATTAACCGTCACTGCAGGCACCAGCAGGTTTGCTCAGGGCGAGGCCTCGTTCCCCAGCGCCCAAGTACGCCTCCCACGACCGACACGAGATCCAATTCTGCTCAGCAAACTAGCCATCGCAGCCATGCGGGACTTGATGCAGCCAGGAATGGACTATGTGCGCGGGGGAGTAATCCTATCGGGGCTCAGCGATTCGCCAGGAGAAAAACAACTAGACCTATTTGAACTTGGAGACGGGCAAGAGGAAGAACAGAAGAATGTTTCTTCGGTAGTCCAGGATATTTCCGCACGCTTCGGCGCAAAGTCCATCGGCTTGGGGCCTGCAGGAATGGCGCAGAGTCCGCAGTGGACGATGAAACGCGAACACATATCCCAGCGCTACACCACCGAATGGGATGAGCTTTTAGAAGTTCGCGCCTAG
- a CDS encoding NAD(P)H-binding protein gives MQVLLVSAGDVAIEAGLRFARAGDQVTGWRRNSAKLPTSFTGQDVDLLQPASWPQFNPETEVVVFTPVPAARTVEAYTRSYLEVAKELVSRLKVQAPQLRRFIYVSSSAVSGGGEGEWIDESTEVAPNRPTSQVLADTEQVLLDSGLPVTILRASGIYGPGRNHLINQVRDASARTPLESHWTNRIHRDDLAQAIVHSAALDETGTQIYMVTDNEPAQIGEIYTFLAQQLSLPVPQQATEPAVRRAANRRIRNDKLLATGFTLQFPGYREGYRSVLAGESTRHA, from the coding sequence GTGCAGGTTTTACTAGTCAGTGCCGGTGATGTCGCCATCGAGGCGGGCTTACGTTTTGCCCGTGCTGGAGATCAGGTCACCGGCTGGCGACGCAATAGCGCTAAGCTGCCGACAAGTTTCACCGGTCAGGATGTCGACCTGCTCCAACCCGCTTCTTGGCCACAATTCAACCCCGAGACCGAGGTCGTGGTGTTCACTCCGGTCCCGGCGGCTCGCACCGTGGAGGCTTACACCCGCAGTTACTTGGAAGTGGCTAAGGAGCTGGTTTCCCGGTTGAAGGTGCAGGCACCGCAGCTCAGGCGCTTCATTTATGTTTCTTCTTCGGCCGTTTCGGGTGGTGGCGAGGGCGAATGGATCGATGAGTCCACCGAGGTAGCGCCCAACCGCCCAACTTCACAGGTGCTGGCCGATACCGAGCAGGTGCTACTCGATTCGGGTTTGCCGGTGACCATCCTGCGCGCTTCCGGAATTTACGGACCGGGTCGTAACCATCTGATCAATCAGGTACGTGATGCCAGCGCTCGAACACCGCTCGAATCGCATTGGACCAATCGCATCCACCGCGACGATCTGGCCCAGGCAATCGTACACAGCGCCGCCCTGGACGAAACCGGCACGCAGATCTACATGGTCACCGACAACGAGCCTGCGCAGATCGGCGAGATCTATACCTTCCTCGCCCAACAGCTAAGTCTGCCGGTCCCACAGCAAGCCACCGAACCAGCAGTGCGTCGCGCGGCCAACCGGCGCATCCGCAATGACAAGCTATTGGCCACGGGCTTCACTTTGCAGTTCCCCGGATACCGTGAAGGGTACCGATCGGTGTTGGCCGGCGAATCCACGCGACACGCTTAA
- a CDS encoding glycoside hydrolase family 3 N-terminal domain-containing protein — translation MRAQAEELVDQMTVEQQAASLVMAGVPATGASTGELKAMKEQGISNVFLRGRSQLSLKQTATKVGAITKTLKSNVPEDLAVWVATDQEGGFVRVLQGSGFTELPTATKQGQWSSEKLASNITQVGEELAEAGINVNLAPVADVVPAKIGTKNAPIRYFGRQYGNTAETVTSAITTVTDALNSAGVQPVVKHFPGLGRVAKNTDTSSGVTDTVIGTDATDLEPFKEAIDQGNSWIMISNARYTELDAQNDAPFSEKIITGLLRQDMGYEGVVISDDLCEAKQIASVDMGQRAVKFVEAGGTVPLCVNSDQAIVMAKALSNEAKKDQKFADKVREAAVVELEAKLRQQ, via the coding sequence GTGCGAGCGCAGGCTGAAGAACTTGTGGACCAGATGACGGTAGAGCAACAGGCCGCAAGTTTGGTGATGGCGGGCGTTCCGGCGACCGGCGCGAGTACCGGTGAACTGAAGGCAATGAAAGAGCAGGGGATCTCTAACGTCTTCTTACGGGGCCGTTCGCAGCTGTCACTCAAGCAGACCGCTACGAAAGTCGGGGCTATAACTAAAACCCTCAAATCCAATGTCCCTGAGGACCTTGCGGTATGGGTGGCCACCGACCAAGAAGGCGGATTTGTCAGGGTGTTACAGGGTTCTGGATTTACTGAATTGCCTACCGCCACAAAACAAGGGCAATGGAGCAGTGAGAAATTAGCCTCGAACATCACGCAAGTCGGCGAAGAACTGGCTGAAGCCGGCATTAACGTGAACCTCGCCCCGGTGGCAGATGTAGTTCCCGCAAAAATCGGTACCAAGAACGCACCCATCCGGTATTTTGGTAGGCAGTATGGCAACACCGCTGAAACGGTGACTTCCGCTATTACTACCGTCACCGATGCTCTGAATTCTGCCGGGGTGCAACCAGTCGTCAAACACTTCCCAGGATTGGGTCGGGTAGCAAAGAATACTGATACTTCTAGCGGAGTTACCGACACCGTGATTGGCACGGACGCCACCGACCTTGAGCCTTTTAAAGAGGCAATCGATCAAGGAAATTCGTGGATTATGATCTCCAACGCCCGTTATACAGAACTTGATGCTCAAAACGATGCGCCCTTCTCAGAGAAGATCATCACCGGGCTACTGCGCCAGGACATGGGATATGAGGGAGTGGTAATTTCCGATGACCTCTGCGAGGCTAAGCAAATTGCCTCGGTAGATATGGGACAACGAGCCGTGAAATTTGTGGAGGCCGGAGGCACTGTGCCACTTTGTGTTAATTCCGATCAGGCAATCGTCATGGCCAAGGCACTGAGCAATGAAGCCAAAAAAGACCAGAAGTTCGCAGACAAGGTCCGTGAAGCAGCGGTGGTGGAGCTAGAAGCGAAACTTCGCCAACAGTGA
- a CDS encoding LexA family protein, which produces MGFPSPARDYFDGGLDLNRLLVKDRVSTFIMRVSGNAMRSAGIHDGDEVIVDRSLSVRDGSVVIVNLNGQMLVRRWHIDGPKVGLLSDESPLPVWLTEGDEVGVFGVITRCLHYVR; this is translated from the coding sequence ATGGGATTCCCTTCGCCTGCCCGGGACTATTTTGACGGTGGTCTGGATCTGAACAGGTTGCTGGTCAAGGATCGAGTGTCAACCTTCATTATGCGCGTTAGTGGCAATGCCATGCGCTCTGCAGGAATTCACGATGGCGACGAAGTCATTGTGGACCGTTCACTCTCCGTCCGTGATGGCTCGGTGGTCATCGTCAATCTTAACGGCCAGATGCTGGTGCGACGCTGGCACATTGATGGACCCAAAGTCGGATTACTCAGCGACGAATCACCATTACCTGTGTGGCTAACCGAAGGCGATGAAGTCGGTGTCTTCGGAGTGATTACAAGGTGTCTACATTATGTCCGTTGA